In the Solanum pennellii chromosome 5, SPENNV200 genome, one interval contains:
- the LOC107020935 gene encoding uncharacterized protein LOC107020935, translating into MERERERVKKVELIQKSINQLIKHEQLQSKTCHLLDDSFVAVDNDDDDDETDHRHQLLSQLVTQLDSLKEESQLNESTNLQEAPVEIQSEEKDKVVKELRKIQKQNFITQCLLSAMIVLTLTWQLSEVSIILKMKDGLNHPFRSITGMLTGWIKRPPPLLNGPDDHLNNSAKHQVEAMSLPKLKVPELPHMELPSFDFINEQD; encoded by the exons ATGGAAAGGGAAAGAGAAAGGGTGAAGAAAGTGGAACTCATACAGAAATCAATCAACCAATTAATCAAACATGAACAACTTCAATCAAAAACATGTCATCTTCTTGATGACAGTTTCGTTGCCgttgataatgatgatgatgatgatgaaaccGACCACCGCCACCAACTCCTCTCACAACTTGTAACTCAG CTGGATTCACTAAAAGAAGAATCTCAATTGAATGAATCAACCAACTTACAAGAAGCACCAGTTGAAATTCAATCTGAAGAAAAAGATAAGGTAGTAAAAGAGTTGAGGAAGATACAGAAGCAGAATTTTATCACACAATGTCTTTTATCAGCCATGATTGTCCTCACCTTGACATGGCAACTATCTGAGGTTTCTatcattttgaaaatgaaagatGGATTAAATCATCCCTTTAGATCCATTACTGGTATGCTTACGGGCTGGATTAAACGCCCTCCACCTCTATTAAATGGTCCAGACGACCATCTAAACAACTCTGCAAAACATCAAGTTGAAGCTATGTCTCTCCCAAAGCTAAAAGTTCCAGAGCTTCCACATATGGAGTTGCCGTCTTTcgacttcatcaatgaacaaGACTAG
- the LOC107020936 gene encoding nuclear transport factor 2B-like: MDPNDLAKAFVEHYYSTFDSNRAGLGNLYQEGSMLTFEGIKTQGSQNIVAKLTSLPFQQCHHTITTIDCQHSGPAGGMIVVVSGNLQLAGEQHALKFGQMFHLMPTPQGSFYVFNDIFRLNYG; this comes from the exons ATGGACCCTAACGACCTAGCGAAGGCATTTGTGGAGCACTACTACTCCACCTTCGATAGCAACAGGGCTGGGCTTGGAAATCTGTATCAAGAAGGTTCCATGTTGACATTTGAAGGCATTAAAACTCAAGGCTCACAAAATATTGTCGCTAAACTTACTAGCCTTCCCTTTCAGCAGTGTCATCATACGATCACTACTATTGATTGTCAGCATTCTGGTCCTGCTGGTGGCATGATTGTTGTCGTCTCCGGTAATCTCCAGCTCGCCGGCGAACAGCATGCTCTTAAGTTTGGCCAG ATGTTTCATCTGATGCCAACGCCACAAGGAAGCTTCTACGTCTTCAATGACATTTTCCGGTTGAATTATGGCTGA
- the LOC107020680 gene encoding calmodulin-binding transcription activator 4-like, with protein sequence MAESGYDINDLVREAQIRWLKPAEVLFILRNHENHQLSSEPSQKPPSGSLFLYNKRVLRFFRKDGHSWRKKKDGRTVGEAHERLKVGNAEALNCYYAHGEQNPNFQRRSYWMLDPAYDHIVLVHYRDIIEGRQNPAFMSESSPISSAFSPSPSSYSTPHTGSTGIASESYEQYQNQSSPGEICSDAIINNNGMSDTIGRTEEVISSPGLEMSLALRRLEEQLSLNDDSLKEIDPLYGDAINDDSSLIQMQGNSNRLLLQHHSGESSESHHQDLTQDAHVWKDMLDHYGVSAAAESQTKYLHKLDENAMLQTLSERRAIEAYESYKWRDFSDKEAQTAPVQAFKQLEDFKYPTYPSDITTFGSNPDEYTTIFDQDQIGTSLEDEMSLTIAQKQKFTIRHISPDWGYSSEPTKIVIIGSFLCNPSECTWTCMFGDIEVPVRIIQEGVICCQAPRHLPGKVTLCVTSGNRESCSEVREFEYRVKPDDCARNNQPDVEGAYRSTDELLLLVRFVQLLLSDLSVQKGESSELGNDLLEKSKASEDSWSHIIESLLFGTSVPMVTIDWLLQELLKDKFQQWLCSKLQQKDNQIDCSLSKKEQGIIHMVAGLGFEWALHPILNAGVSANFRDINGWTALHWAARFGREKMVASLIASGASAGAVTDPSSRDPVGKTAASIASSCGHKGLAGYLSEVALTSHLSSLTLEESELSKGTADVEAERTISSISNTSATINEDQRSLKDTLAAVRNAAQAAARIQSAFRAHSFRKRQQREFGVSATTSGDEYGILSNDIQGLSAASKLAFRNPREYNSAALAIQKKYRGWKGRKDFLAFRQKVVKIQAHVRGYQVRKQYKVCWAVGILEKVVLRWRRRGVGLRGFRHDTESIDEIEDEDILKVFRKQKVDAALDEAVSRVLSMVESPGARQQYHRILEKYRQSKAELEGADSETASTAHGDMSNMENDDIYQFPSY encoded by the exons ATGGCGGAATCAG GATATGATATTAATGATTTGGTTCGAGAAGCCCAAATTAGGTGGTTGAAACCCGCTGAAGTTCTCTTTATACTGCGAAATCATGAGAACCACCAACTCTCCAGTGAGCCATCTCAAAAGCCACCCA GCGGATCATTGTTTCTCTACAACAAGAGAGTCCTCAGGTTCTTCCGTAAAGATGGTCATAGTTGGCgcaagaagaaagatggaagaaCTGTTGGGGAGGCACATGAACGCCTTAAG GTTGGAAATGCTGAAGCCCTGAATTGTTATTATGCACATGGAGAGCAAAATCCTAACTTCCAGAGACGTAGCTATTGGATGTTGGATCC TGCGTACGACCACATTGTTTTGGTTCACTACAGAGACATAATCGAG GGTAGGCAGAATCCAGCCTTCATGTCAGAATCTTCTCCAATTTCTTCTGCTTTCTCTCCTAGTCCAAGCTCCTATTCTACTCCACATACGGGCTCTACTGGCATTGCCAGTGAATCTTATGAGCAATATCAGAACCAATCTAGCCCTGGAGAAATTTGCTCTGATGCAATCATCAATAATAACGGGATGTCAGACACCATAGGGAGAACAGAGGAGGTCATCAGTTCTCCGGGGCTTGAGATGAGTCTAGCATTGCGAAGGCTCGAGGAGCAGTTAAGTTTAAATGATGACAGCTTGAAAGAAATTGATCCCCTCTATGGTGATGCAATTAATGACGACAGTTCACTTATCCAGATGCAGGGGAATTCAAATAGACTGCTGTTGCAACATCATTCAG GTGAGAGCAGTGAATCTCATCACCAAGATCTGACCCAGGATGCTCACGTGTGGAAGGATATGCTGGATCACTATGGGGTTTCTGCAGCTGCTGAATCACAAACCAAATATTTGCACAAGTTGGATGAGAAT GCAATGCTTCAAACCTTATCAGAGAGAAGGGCCATAGAAGCATATGAAAGTTACAAGTGGCGTGATTTCAGTGACAAGGAGGCTCAGACTG CTCCTGTACAAGCTTTTAAGCAACTCGAAGATTTCAAGTATCCTACATATCCTTCTGATATCACTACTTTTGGATCCAACCCTGACGAATATACAACAATATTTGACCAAGATCAGATTGGTACTTCTCTTGAAGATGAGATGAGTTTAACTATTGCTCAGAAGCAGAAATTTACAATTCGACATATATCCCCTGATTGGGGGTATTCATCTGAGCCAACAAAG ATTGTTATCATtggatcttttctttgtaatccTTCAGAGTGCACGTGGACTTGCATGTTTGGTGATATTGAAGTTCCTGTTCGGATCATTCAAGAAGGTGTCATCTGTTGTCAAGCTCCTCGTCACTTGCCTGGTAAAGTCACGCTTTGTGTTACTAGTGGCAATCGGGAGTCGTGCAGTGAGGTGAGGGAGTTTGAATACCGAGTTAAGCCTGATGATTGTGCTCGAAATAATCAGCCTGATGTAGAAGGAGCTTATAGAAGTACAGATGAACTGTTGTTACTTGTCAGATTTGTGCAGCTGCTTTTATCAGACTTATCTGTCCAAAAAGGAGAAAGTTCTGAATTAGGCAATGATCTCTTGGAAAAATCCAAAGCAAGTGAAGATTCATGGTCCCATATCATTGAATCTCTTTTGTTTGGAACTTCAGTGCCAATGGTAACCATTGATTGGCTTCTTCAAGAGCTTTTGAAAGACAAGTTCCAGCAGTGGCTTTGTAGTAAATTGCAACAAAAGGATAATCAGATAGACTGTTCTTTATCTAAGAAGGAGCAAGGAATAATTCACATGGTTGCTGGATTGGGATTTGAGTGGGCGCTGCACCCAATTCTAAATGCTGGAGTCAGTGCTAACTTCCGTGATATTAATGGGTGGACGGCCCTGCACTGGGCTGCACGCTTCGGGAG GGAAAAAATGGTTGCTTCGCTCATCGCATCCGGGGCATCGGCTGGAGCTGTTACAGATCCCTCTTCACGAGATCCAGTTGGTAAAACTGCTGCATCAATTGCTTCCAGCTGCGGTCATAAGGGACTTGCAGGATATCTTTCAGAGGTAGCTCTCACCAGTCATCTTTCATCCCTCACTTTAGAGGAGAGCGAGCTCTCAAAAGGTACTGCTGATGTGGAAGCAGAGAGAACTATTAGTAGTATATCAAACACAAGTGCCACCATTAATGAGGATCAGCGTTCTTTAAAGGACACTTTAGCTGCAGTCCGTAATGCAGCTCAGGCTGCTGCTCGTATACAGTCTGCATTCCGAGCACATTCGTTCCGCAAAAGACAACAGAGAGAATTTGGTGTTTCTGCTACCACAAGTGGAGATGAATATGGTATCCTCTCAAACGATATTCAGGGGCTTTCAGCTGCATCAAAGTTGGCATTCCGCAACCCGCGAGAGTACAACTCAGCAGCCTTAGCTATTCAGAAAAAATATCGAGGATGGAAAGGCCGGAAAGATTTCCTTGCATTCCGCCAGAAAGTAGTGAAGATACAG GCTCATGTACGAGGTTATCAGGTTAGAAAGCAATACAAGGTATGTTGGGCTGTTGGAATCTTGGAGAAGGTGGTGTTAAGGTGGCGTCGACGAGGTGTTGGTCTTCGGGGATTTCGACATGACACAGAATCaattgatgaaattgaagaTGAAGACATTCTGAAGGTGTTCCGCAAACAAAAAGTTGATGCTGCTCTTGACGAGGCTGTCTCGAGAGTGTTATCAATGGTTGAATCTCCAGGGGCACGTCAGCAATATCATCGGATACTTGAGAAGTATCGGCAATCTAAG GCTGAACTTGAAGGAGCGGACAGTGAAACAGCATCAACTGCTCATGGAGACATGTCTAACATGGAAAATGATGACATATACCAGTTCCCTAGTTATTAA